A segment of the Desulfofundulus kuznetsovii DSM 6115 genome:
GCCAGGATGGCGGAAGCCCAGAGCCCTTTGTACAGGGCGCCCATAATGTTGGTGCCGCCGCCCATCCGGACAAAGAAGGTACCGATAATGGAGGCGATGATTGCTACGGCTCCCAGGACCATGGGATAAATGACAAACTGGGGCTGGTCCTTGAAGATCAGGAAACCAAGGAGCATGGCACCGACGGCAGTCACGGCGTAGGTCTCGAAAAGGTCGGCCGCCATACCGGCACAGTCACCGACGTTGTCACCCACGTTGTCGGCAATAACCGCCGGGTTCCGGGGGTCGTCTTCGGGAATGCCGGCTTCCACCTTACCCACCAGGTCGGCGCCGACGTCGGCACTCTTGGTGTAAATGCCGCCGCCCAGACGGGCAAACACGCTGATCAGCGAACCGCCAAAGCCCAGGCCCACCAGCGCCACCGGGTCCTTAAAAATAACGTACATGGCCGATACGCCCAAAAGGGCCAGGCTCACGCACATCATCCCCGTCACGGCGCCGCCCCGGAAGGCCACCTGCAGGGCATAGCCGATGCCGGACTTGGCCGCTTCCGCCACACGGGTATTGCCCCGGGTGGTCACGTACATGCCGATGTAGCCGCACAAACCGGAGAAAACGGCTCCGATGATAAAGCCAATAGCTGTCCAGTAGTTAAGGCCAAACAGAATAATCAGGGCTACTATGACACCAACCAGGGCTATGGTCTTATACTGCCGGTTGAGGTAGGCCATAGCCCCTTCCTGGATGGCCGCCGAAATTTCCTGCATGCGCTGGGAACCGGCTGGACGACTAAGTACCCATGAGGCCAGATAACCTGCAAACAGGATACCAATAATGGCAGCCACTATCCCGGAATAGGTCACCCAAGACTGTTCCAAGAATATTCCCCCCCATGGCTAATTTTTAAAACGGCCTGTCAAAAAAATACCTAACCTCCCCCTCCCGAATCACCTCCCCTTCCCGGTAACAGGCACCGCCCACCTTTCTTTATATAAGTCTTCTGGCTGGTGGCTGGCAGCCTGCAAAGAATAAGACAATGGGCTTATATCCATAAGCCCAAAACCAGTGATGTAATAGCAAATAACACCGCCACTACCGTAGTCAGTTTGCTGAAAAATTCGTCCAACCCTTTCTTCTTACCGAACAAAACCTCCGCTCCTCCGGCAATGGCCCCGGAGAGCCCGGCACTTCTGCCCGACTGCAAAAGCACCGTTGCGATGAGAGCAAGGCTTAAAAGCACGTGGAAGGCTATTAAAACGCCCTTTAGCACCCGCTGGCACCTCCCCTTCCATTCGTTGTTATTATAGCACATAACAATAATAATTGACAATTATACATGCGGGAATAATTGAGAGACGCACATCCCACTTCTCAGAGCGTTCCGGCCCGGATAAATAGCTGTATCTCCCAGCTCTTCCTCTATGCGCAGCAACTGATTGTACTTGGCCACCCGGTCGGTACGGGAAGGAGCTCCGGTCTTGATCAGGCCGGTACCGGTGGCCACCACCAGGTCGGCAATGGTGGCATCTTCCGTTTCACCCGAACGGTGACTGACCACCGCGGTGAACCCGGCCCGCCGGGCCATTTCAATGGCTTCCAGGGTCTCGGTGAGGGTGCCGATCTGGTTCACCTTGATCAGGATGGAATTGCTGGCCCGCAGTTCGATCCCCTTTTGAAGCCTTTCCGTATTGGTAACGTAAAGGTCGTCCCCCACTATCTGCACCCTGCCGCCCAGGCGGGCGGTGAGCTTCGGCCAGTTCTCCCAGTCGTCCTCGGCCAGGCCGTCCTCAATGGAAAGGATGGGATAGCGCTCTACCAGGGAAGCGTAAAAGTCAATCAACTCCTCCGCAGTGAAAGGCTTCCCTTCCAGCATGTAGCGGTCTTCCTTGAAAAACTCTGTGGCCGCGGGATCGATGGCCAGAGCCACATCTTCCCCCGGCCGGTAGCCGGCCGCCTCGATGGCCTCCATAATTACCGCGCAGGCTTCTTCATTGGAACTGAGGTTGGGCGCAAAGCCGCCCTCGTCACCCACGGCGGTATTCAGGCCCTTTTTCTTGAGCACCTTTTTCAGGTTGTGGAAGACCTCGGCCCCCATCCGCAGGGCTTCGGTAAAGCTGGGGGCCCCCACGGGCATGATCATGAATTCCTGGATGTCCACGTTGTTGTCGGCATGCTTGCCGCCGTTCAAAATGTTCATCATCGGCACGGGCAGACGCCGGGCGTTGACTCCGCCGAGATATTGATAGAGGGGTAGCCCCACCGCCTGGGCCGCCGCCTTGGCCGCGGCCAGGGAAACACCCAGGATGGCGTTGGCGCCCAGATTGCTCTTGTTGGGCGTGCCGTCCAGCTCGATGAGGGTCATGTCCAGGCCCACCTGATCCGTGGCGTCAAAGCCGATGATCTCGGGGGCGATTTTTTCAATTACGTTGTTTACGGCCTTTTGCACGCCCTTGCCCAGGTAACGGGACGGGTCGCCATCCCTCAGTTCCACCGCTTCGTGGGCGCCGGTGGAAGCCCCGGAAGGAACGGCCGCCCGTCCCAGGGTGCCGTCTTCCAGCAGCACGTCCACCTCCACGGTGGGGTTGCCCCGGGAATCGAGAATCTCCCTGGCGTATACGTCAACTATGGTTGTGCTCATGAATCTCTTCCTCCTCGTTTGTATTATGGCAAGGATGCGGCGCTGTCCGGAGAGAACTGCGCAGCACCCGGTTAACGCTCTATAATCAACGACTCGCCGGTCATTTCCGGCGGCCTGGGAATCCCCATCAGGTCCAGCATGGTCGGGGCAATATCCGCCAGAATGCCCCCCGGACGGAGTTTTACCTGTCCGAGCTCCTCCCCGATCAGTATAAAGGGGGCCCGGTTGGTGGTATGGGCGGTATGGGGGTGCCCGTTGGGGTCCAGCATTTCATCGGCATTGCCGTGATCGGCGGTAATAATGACCGTACCGCGCTTTTCCAGCACGGCCCCCACCACCTTCCCCAGGCACCGGTCTACGGTTTCAATGGCCTTGACCGCCGCAGCCATGTCGCCGGTATGGCCCACCATGTCCGCATTGGCATAATTCATGATGATTACCTGGTATTTATCCGCAGCCAGCTGCTCCAGGAAGGCGTTCGTAACCTCCGGGGCGCTCATTTCCGGTTTCTGATCGTAGGTGGCCACCTTGGGGGAAGGAATTAAAAGGCGATCTTCCCCGGGATAGGGCGTTTCCACTCCCCCGTTGAAGAAAAAGGTGACATGAGCGTATTTTTCCGTTTCGGCCAGGCGCAGCTGCTTGAGCCCCAGGCGACTGATCACTTCCCCCAGGGTGTTGGTGGGATGGTGGGGCTTGAAGGCCACCGGAGCGTTTATGGTTTTATCGTAAAGGGTCATGCAGGTAAAATGCACCCGCGGGCGGTTTGCCGGGCGCTCAAAGCCGGTAAAATCCTCGTCCACAAAGGCCCGGGTGATCTGCCTGGCCCGGTCGGGGCGGAAATTATAAAAGATCACCGCATCGCCGTCTTTGACCACCGCCACGGGAGCATCTCCCCCGGTAATTACCGTGGGCTGCACAAACTCATCGGTTTCCCCGCGCCGGTAGGATTCTTCCAGGGCCTGCATGGCGGAAGGCGCCTTTAACCCTTCCCCCAGGACCATGGCCTCATATGCCCTTCTGGTACGGTCCCAGCGGCGGTCCCGGTCCATGGCGTAGTAGCGCCCCATGACCGTGGCAATCCTGCCCGTACCCAGTTCCCGGCACTTTTCTTCCAGCTGCCGGATGTATTCCCCGGCATTGTCGGGGGGAACGTCCCGCCCGTCCAGGAAACAGTGTACGTATACCCGCGGCAAATTATGCCTCCTGGCCAGTTCCAGCAGGGCAAAAAGGTGGGTGATGTGGCTGTGCACGCCGCCGTCGGACAAAAGGCCCATCAAGTGCAGGGCCCCGTTGCCGGCCCGGACATGCTCCACAGCCGCCACCAGGGCTTCATTGGTAAAAAAGCTGCCGTCCCTGATGGCCCGGGTAATGCGGGTCAGCTCCTGGTAGACAATGCGCCCGGCCCCGATATTGAGGTGCCCCACCTCCGAATTACCCATCTGGCCGTCGGGCAGGCCCACATCCTCCCCCGATGTTCCCAGGGTGGTGTGGGGATAGGTGGCCCAAAAGCGATCCATATTGGGTGTTTTGGCCTGTGCTATGGCATTTCCTTTTTGTTCATCCCTCAGGCCCCAGCCGTCCAGGATAACCAGGACCATGGGGATATGCTTTATTTCCATCGGAAACCTCCAGGATGTTGAAAATACTGGCTTGGCCTGCTTTGTTTTGTAGCAAAAGCACCGTTTGGCGATCTATTCCCGCAGCGCCGCCCGGACAATGGCGCCAAAGCTGTCCACCTTCAAGCTGGCGCCGCCCACCAGGGCGCCGTCTATATCGGGCTGCCCCAGCAGTTCGGCGGCATTTTCCGGCTTAACGCTGCCACCGTACTGGATGCGCACCTGCCGGGCCGCCTCCTGGCCCCCCATCTCGGCCAGCAGGCAGCGGATAAAGGCGTTCACCTGCTGGGCGTCTTCCGGCGAAGCCGTGCGTCCGGTGCCGATGGCCCACACCGGCTCGTAGGCCACCACCAGGCCGGCCAGCTCGGTGCCGGAAAGGCCGGCCAGTGAACGGCGCACCTGTGCACCGACAACCCTTTCCGTATGTCCCGCTTCCCTCTCCTCCAGGCGTTCGCCCACGCAAACAATGGGAAC
Coding sequences within it:
- the secG gene encoding preprotein translocase subunit SecG, which gives rise to MLKGVLIAFHVLLSLALIATVLLQSGRSAGLSGAIAGGAEVLFGKKKGLDEFFSKLTTVVAVLFAITSLVLGLWI
- the eno gene encoding phosphopyruvate hydratase, translated to MSTTIVDVYAREILDSRGNPTVEVDVLLEDGTLGRAAVPSGASTGAHEAVELRDGDPSRYLGKGVQKAVNNVIEKIAPEIIGFDATDQVGLDMTLIELDGTPNKSNLGANAILGVSLAAAKAAAQAVGLPLYQYLGGVNARRLPVPMMNILNGGKHADNNVDIQEFMIMPVGAPSFTEALRMGAEVFHNLKKVLKKKGLNTAVGDEGGFAPNLSSNEEACAVIMEAIEAAGYRPGEDVALAIDPAATEFFKEDRYMLEGKPFTAEELIDFYASLVERYPILSIEDGLAEDDWENWPKLTARLGGRVQIVGDDLYVTNTERLQKGIELRASNSILIKVNQIGTLTETLEAIEMARRAGFTAVVSHRSGETEDATIADLVVATGTGLIKTGAPSRTDRVAKYNQLLRIEEELGDTAIYPGRNALRSGMCVSQLFPHV
- the gpmI gene encoding 2,3-bisphosphoglycerate-independent phosphoglycerate mutase, yielding MEIKHIPMVLVILDGWGLRDEQKGNAIAQAKTPNMDRFWATYPHTTLGTSGEDVGLPDGQMGNSEVGHLNIGAGRIVYQELTRITRAIRDGSFFTNEALVAAVEHVRAGNGALHLMGLLSDGGVHSHITHLFALLELARRHNLPRVYVHCFLDGRDVPPDNAGEYIRQLEEKCRELGTGRIATVMGRYYAMDRDRRWDRTRRAYEAMVLGEGLKAPSAMQALEESYRRGETDEFVQPTVITGGDAPVAVVKDGDAVIFYNFRPDRARQITRAFVDEDFTGFERPANRPRVHFTCMTLYDKTINAPVAFKPHHPTNTLGEVISRLGLKQLRLAETEKYAHVTFFFNGGVETPYPGEDRLLIPSPKVATYDQKPEMSAPEVTNAFLEQLAADKYQVIIMNYANADMVGHTGDMAAAVKAIETVDRCLGKVVGAVLEKRGTVIITADHGNADEMLDPNGHPHTAHTTNRAPFILIGEELGQVKLRPGGILADIAPTMLDLMGIPRPPEMTGESLIIER
- the tpiA gene encoding triose-phosphate isomerase, whose protein sequence is MRIPLLAGNWKMYKTVTEAVEFVRGLKEALAGVQGVEVAVCPPFTALYAVARELEGSNIVLGAQNMHRAEEGAYTGEISPVMLKEIGCRYVILGHSERRQYFGESDEDVNAKVKAALKHGLVPIVCVGERLEEREAGHTERVVGAQVRRSLAGLSGTELAGLVVAYEPVWAIGTGRTASPEDAQQVNAFIRCLLAEMGGQEAARQVRIQYGGSVKPENAAELLGQPDIDGALVGGASLKVDSFGAIVRAALRE